The following proteins are co-located in the Paenibacillus sp. FSL H8-0079 genome:
- the cheB gene encoding chemotaxis-specific protein-glutamate methyltransferase CheB: MAVYQVLVVDDSAFMRKIVTDLIEADSEFKVTATASNGREAIQKSLELKPDIITMDVEMPEMNGLDALKSIMKESFVPVIMLSGINEQGMKETIMALEAGAFDFIRKPSIVHDQDIAQVGKALVERMRAAMNEIKRKADRDLSMKNRDMLRGTVAPPTQPVQKEMPARDRVEPVKKTIEPAQTSQRSIQERTEVFQAKSKKPIAPVSPSKPGRVENRTEPLPKSERNSGTNAEKAVRSANPVQTPKEIRLPNAARVAADQIAATSASAKTKDLTKSNLVPKGAGGPEGPFNKLVAIGCSTGGPRALKTLLEQLPADLPAPVIIVQHMPPNFTRSLAQRLNTFSPLHVVEAEEGMVLKKGTAYIAPGGFHVKVNKTADGKFIVKLTEDQPVNGHRPSVDTMFESLLPFTSLQRHLVLLTGMGSDGARMMKRLYEAGVTSTFAENEETCVVYGMPRSAVELQCVRHLLPLQEIASKLVQAVK, encoded by the coding sequence ATGGCGGTGTATCAAGTATTGGTTGTCGATGATTCCGCTTTTATGCGTAAGATTGTTACGGATTTAATTGAAGCGGATTCGGAATTCAAGGTAACGGCAACGGCATCAAACGGTAGGGAAGCGATTCAAAAATCGCTAGAATTGAAACCTGATATTATCACAATGGACGTTGAGATGCCCGAAATGAATGGGTTGGACGCATTAAAATCAATTATGAAGGAATCCTTCGTTCCTGTGATTATGCTATCTGGTATCAATGAACAAGGCATGAAAGAAACCATTATGGCGCTTGAAGCAGGGGCATTTGACTTCATTCGCAAACCATCCATTGTACATGACCAGGATATCGCTCAAGTCGGCAAAGCCTTGGTTGAACGCATGCGTGCTGCGATGAATGAGATCAAACGAAAAGCTGATCGTGATTTATCCATGAAAAATAGAGACATGTTGCGAGGAACAGTAGCTCCCCCGACTCAGCCAGTGCAGAAAGAAATGCCAGCTAGGGATCGAGTGGAGCCTGTGAAAAAAACGATCGAACCTGCTCAGACAAGTCAACGCTCTATACAAGAGCGAACTGAAGTCTTTCAGGCCAAATCAAAGAAACCAATTGCGCCAGTATCACCTTCGAAACCAGGCCGCGTAGAGAATAGAACGGAGCCTTTACCGAAGTCAGAGCGTAACTCGGGGACAAATGCAGAAAAAGCAGTGAGGTCAGCTAATCCAGTACAGACTCCTAAGGAAATTCGACTACCTAATGCAGCTCGAGTGGCAGCTGATCAAATAGCAGCAACTTCTGCCTCTGCAAAAACCAAGGATTTAACCAAGTCTAATCTTGTTCCAAAAGGTGCAGGGGGCCCAGAAGGGCCATTCAACAAGCTTGTGGCAATAGGTTGTTCTACGGGTGGGCCTAGAGCTCTCAAGACATTGCTCGAGCAGTTGCCTGCTGATTTGCCAGCACCGGTCATTATTGTGCAGCATATGCCGCCCAATTTCACCCGTTCTCTGGCTCAACGATTGAATACGTTCAGTCCACTGCATGTGGTTGAAGCTGAAGAGGGCATGGTTCTGAAAAAAGGGACTGCCTATATAGCACCCGGCGGATTCCATGTGAAAGTTAACAAAACAGCGGACGGGAAGTTTATCGTGAAGTTGACTGAAGATCAACCAGTGAATGGACATAGACCTTCAGTGGATACGATGTTTGAGTCACTTCTGCCGTTTACATCTTTACAAAGGCATCTTGTTTTGCTGACAGGAATGGGCAGTGATGGAGCTCGTATGATGAAGAGATTATACGAAGCAGGAGTTACATCAACCTTTGCCGAGAATGAAGAAACATGTGTTGTATATGGTATGCCGCGTTCTGCTGTAGAGCTGCAATGCGTTCGACATCTTCTGCCACTGCAGGAGATTGCGTCTAAACTTGTTCAAGCAGTGAAATAA
- a CDS encoding chemotaxis protein CheA — protein MDMNQYLSMFIDESNDHLQSLNENMLQLEGNPEDLGIVQVIFRSAHTLKGMAATMGFEDLASLTHKMENVLDLVRNEKLKMQDFIFDTMFKSLDALETMVQDITEGGQGKADVSAIVASLQAIENGEMTSGDAPATEKNKSANALIASAVELDEFQYSVLDQSIAEGHRVFYVDVLVSEHSQLKGVRAYMVFDMLERSGEVVKAYPSVQDIEQEKFERSFSLYYITTKEAHELEEGIMSISEIESAKLIQLDQETLQQMANQVAATVEAPIAPTIVAEVASPDKNSASNEEAKTAPAKTAAPKQAAAPSRTIRVDIERLDVLMNLFSELLIDRSRLEQLASETGNNDLSDTVAHLSRVSTDLQNIVLKLRMVPVDTVFNRFPRMIRDLAKTLDKKIDLVITGAETELDRTVIDEIGDPLVHLLRNAVDHGVESIAERVAAGKPEMGTVNLRAFHSGNHVFIEIEDDGKGIYRDKLLKTAIKRGVVTEEQGAKMSDDEVNQLLFAPGFSTADVISDISGRGVGLDVVKSKITSLGGNVTIHSTPGKGTNFSVQLPLTLSIIAAMLVRLGSEKYAVPLSSIVETAIVQREQVRNIHGNKMITFRESLIPYLSLSEVFSVPDFNDADEQETEIVVIRKGDRLAAVAVEEFIGQSEIVLKSMGTYLPAIEGISGATILGDGQVALILDPNAFIK, from the coding sequence ATGGACATGAACCAATATTTATCTATGTTTATTGATGAGTCTAATGATCATCTGCAATCCCTTAACGAAAACATGCTTCAACTTGAAGGCAATCCGGAAGATCTGGGAATAGTTCAGGTCATTTTCCGTTCTGCTCATACCCTGAAGGGTATGGCGGCAACAATGGGCTTCGAAGATTTGGCATCATTGACACATAAAATGGAAAATGTGCTGGACCTGGTGCGTAATGAGAAGTTGAAAATGCAAGATTTCATTTTTGATACCATGTTCAAGAGTCTGGATGCTTTGGAAACTATGGTTCAGGATATTACCGAAGGTGGACAAGGTAAAGCGGATGTGTCCGCTATCGTAGCTTCACTTCAGGCAATTGAAAATGGTGAAATGACAAGCGGAGATGCGCCTGCAACTGAAAAAAACAAATCGGCTAACGCTTTAATTGCGTCGGCTGTGGAGCTGGATGAATTCCAATATTCAGTGCTGGATCAGTCGATTGCTGAAGGTCACCGTGTATTTTATGTAGATGTGCTTGTAAGTGAGCATAGCCAGTTAAAAGGTGTTCGGGCTTATATGGTCTTTGATATGCTCGAGCGTTCAGGTGAAGTCGTAAAGGCTTACCCATCCGTTCAGGATATTGAGCAGGAGAAGTTTGAGCGCAGTTTCTCGTTGTATTACATAACAACTAAAGAGGCGCACGAACTGGAAGAAGGCATCATGAGTATCTCTGAAATTGAAAGTGCGAAGCTGATCCAATTGGATCAGGAGACTCTTCAGCAGATGGCTAATCAGGTCGCAGCCACAGTTGAAGCACCAATCGCACCGACTATTGTAGCTGAGGTTGCTTCACCAGATAAGAATTCTGCATCCAATGAAGAAGCCAAGACGGCACCAGCCAAAACAGCTGCGCCGAAACAAGCTGCGGCACCTTCACGTACCATTCGTGTCGATATTGAACGCCTCGATGTATTGATGAACTTGTTCAGTGAATTGTTGATTGACCGTTCCCGTCTGGAGCAACTGGCCAGTGAGACAGGTAACAATGATTTATCCGATACGGTAGCACATTTAAGCAGAGTAAGCACGGATTTGCAAAACATTGTATTGAAATTGCGGATGGTTCCGGTAGATACCGTATTTAATCGATTCCCGCGTATGATCCGTGATTTGGCTAAGACACTTGATAAAAAAATTGATCTGGTCATTACAGGTGCTGAGACGGAACTGGATCGTACGGTAATTGATGAGATTGGTGATCCCCTTGTGCATTTGCTGCGTAATGCGGTTGACCATGGTGTTGAATCCATTGCAGAGCGTGTAGCTGCAGGTAAACCAGAGATGGGTACAGTAAACCTGCGCGCCTTCCACAGTGGAAATCACGTATTTATCGAGATTGAAGATGATGGTAAAGGAATCTATCGCGACAAGCTTCTGAAAACCGCGATCAAACGTGGAGTTGTAACTGAAGAACAAGGTGCCAAGATGAGCGACGATGAAGTGAATCAACTGTTGTTCGCACCTGGTTTTAGTACTGCGGATGTTATTTCAGATATCTCCGGCAGAGGCGTTGGTTTAGATGTAGTAAAATCGAAAATCACTTCGCTTGGCGGTAATGTAACGATTCATTCGACTCCAGGCAAAGGCACGAACTTCTCTGTTCAGCTTCCGTTGACTCTTTCCATTATCGCTGCAATGCTTGTACGACTTGGTTCAGAGAAATACGCTGTTCCATTGTCCTCCATTGTAGAGACAGCGATTGTACAGCGTGAGCAGGTTCGCAATATTCATGGCAATAAAATGATCACGTTCCGTGAGTCACTGATTCCATACTTGTCCTTGAGCGAAGTGTTCTCCGTACCGGATTTCAATGATGCTGATGAGCAGGAAACAGAAATTGTCGTAATTCGCAAAGGTGACCGTCTTGCAGCCGTAGCTGTTGAGGAATTTATTGGACAGAGTGAGATTGTTCTCAAATCAATGGGAACGTATCTGCCTGCTATTGAAGGAATCTCTGGAGCAACCATACTCGGAGATGGACAAGTAGCCCTGATTCTTGATCCTAATGCATTTATTAAATAA
- a CDS encoding chemotaxis protein CheW, producing the protein MEEELKVIVFKLGTEEYGIEVDKVQTIERMMPITRVPKTLSFVKGVINLRGVVIPVIDLRGRFSLPESEYTDQTRIVIVGVDDMQVGFIVDSANDVIDIKSSAIDSPPEVVGGVKARYLRGVAKLEDSRLLIMLNLNEVLNKSEIVQLESVEG; encoded by the coding sequence ATGGAAGAAGAGTTGAAAGTCATCGTCTTTAAATTGGGTACCGAAGAGTATGGTATTGAGGTAGATAAGGTTCAGACGATTGAGCGCATGATGCCAATTACCCGTGTTCCCAAGACACTTTCCTTTGTAAAAGGAGTAATTAATCTACGTGGTGTTGTAATCCCGGTCATTGATCTACGCGGTCGTTTCTCCCTTCCGGAATCGGAGTATACGGACCAGACTCGTATTGTTATCGTAGGTGTAGACGACATGCAAGTTGGCTTTATCGTAGATTCTGCCAATGATGTTATTGATATCAAGAGCAGTGCGATCGATAGCCCACCAGAAGTGGTTGGCGGCGTCAAAGCGAGATATCTGCGTGGTGTGGCCAAATTGGAGGATTCACGCTTGCTGATTATGCTTAACTTGAACGAAGTATTAAATAAAAGCGAGATTGTACAGCTGGAAAGTGTTGAGGGCTAG
- a CDS encoding chemotaxis protein CheC, whose product MFNRFEVFQMDVLKEVGNIGAGNAATALSQLLNRPIDMGVPTVQMLPFEEVAEKVGGDERIVVTVFLRVEGEAPGNLFFMMTPEAAKMLLNRLAGFDLKEGLAFTDMEQSALSEIGNILAGSYLSSLADFTKLSMYPTVPGLAIDMAGAILSYGLLQFGEMGDDALLIDTSFFEGEDQVEGQFFLIPDPPSFAKIFESLGVPLSHD is encoded by the coding sequence ATGTTCAACCGATTTGAGGTATTCCAGATGGATGTGCTCAAAGAGGTCGGTAACATTGGAGCAGGCAACGCCGCAACGGCGTTGTCTCAACTCCTCAACAGACCGATTGACATGGGTGTACCTACAGTACAAATGCTCCCGTTTGAAGAAGTTGCTGAAAAAGTGGGCGGAGATGAACGCATCGTTGTTACCGTATTTCTTCGTGTAGAAGGGGAAGCACCGGGAAATCTTTTCTTTATGATGACACCAGAGGCTGCTAAAATGTTGTTGAATAGACTTGCTGGATTTGATTTGAAAGAAGGACTCGCTTTCACAGATATGGAGCAATCAGCCCTTTCCGAAATTGGAAATATTTTGGCTGGATCATATCTTTCTTCTTTGGCAGATTTCACGAAGTTGTCCATGTATCCAACCGTCCCTGGACTTGCTATTGATATGGCGGGTGCCATTCTGAGCTATGGCTTGCTGCAATTCGGCGAGATGGGTGACGATGCATTGTTGATTGACACATCTTTCTTTGAAGGTGAAGATCAGGTTGAGGGTCAGTTTTTCCTGATTCCAGATCCGCCATCATTTGCAAAGATATTTGAATCGCTAGGGGTGCCACTGAGCCATGATTGA